A stretch of DNA from Brevibacillus ruminantium:
CGTACGTCATTTTGTATGTGTCTGTCTGTATTGGATTATTGGTTCATTTGCAATGTTTTTCCACAAAACTGGAAAAGTCCCCATGTCATCTGATCTGCATGATGTCTGGGAAAAGATTCCTAGCACAATAGACTGTGTACGCGATGCCCTCATTAATTTATAATTACACTAAAATTACACAATCAAATTTTGATGTCATTGGAGGGGAAGATGAAAAAGATAGCATCAACGCTTGTCGCTGGAATTGTCGTGTTGTCAGGTGTATGGGCGTCTGCCGACTCCAACATTACCATCAAGATGAATGGGCATGAGCTTCAGACAGATGTGCCGCCGCAAATTGTGAAGGGAAGTACCCTTGTACCGATCCGTTCAGTCGCAGAGGGTTTGGGGGCTTCTGTTACCTTTGATGCAGACAAAAGAATCGTCTTTGTAACGGATGGGAAACAAAAACAGAGCGTTCCCATTACATATCAACAAAATTCAAACCAAATAAACGAGATAAAATTGGTCGTTAACGGTAAAGAGGTAAAATCGGATGTAGCTCCCCGAATCGTTAACGGAAGAGCAATGGTGCCTGTTCGAGTGATTGCAGAACAATTCGGTTCATCTGTCGAGTGGAATCCGGAAAAGAAAACCATTTGGATTGCGAATAAGATTATCAACCCTGCGGCGAAGGATTTTCAGGGACAAGCGATGATCACATTCTCGTATGATGACGGATTGGATACGTTTTATGAGAATGCTCTGCCTTTGCATGAAAAATACGGGATTCCTGCTACGCTGAATGTGATCGCGGAAAGGATAAAAAACGGAGCAAATACGGAATTCCTGGATGCAGACCAGATCAAAGACAGCTATGCCAGGGGTGTAGAGATCGGTTCCCATGCCTACTCCCATTACGATCCTTTAACCAGCAACAACGACGAAGACCTGGAATTTGAGCTTTCGAAAAGCAAAGAAATCCTTTTGGGCATCGTGCCAAAAGTAGATACAATCGCCATTCCGTTTTCCGCTTACGATAATCGTGTAAGGGAAGTTGCCAAGAAATACTACAAAGGTGTCCGTGTTTTTGAACATCAACAAAATCATATTCCTCCGGACGATCCTTATTGGCTGCACACCGCAATTGCAGTAACCAATGAGACGACGTTCGACCAAATCAAGGCTCGTATCGATGAAGCGGTAAAAAACAAGCAATGGTGTATAATCATGCTTCACGGGATCAAAACAGAAAACGACGAGTTGTATGAAATCAAACCAGAGTTGCTCAAGCGGACCCTCGAATATGTCAATCACTTAGGAAGAGAAAAAATCTTGCCGGTGAACACGATAGACGGCTTGACGATATCAGCACAAAAGCAAGGGAAGTAAGCAAGCTTAAAAAAGGATGGAAAAAAGCCGATTTTCCTTACGTGAAGGAGAATCGGCCCCTATCCAGCCCGTTCATCGCCGGGAGCAGTGAGTAAAATACTGATTTTTTCCAGCTTCTAGTTAGTGATTAATCAATTACTTCAATGTAGACTTATTTTTTCTTTGCAACATGCGAATCGTCTTCGTAATACCTTCTTCAAAAGGTGTCGCACGCACCGGGCCGATCAACCTCTCGTATTTTTCCCCGCTTAAGGTAAGCGGCTCTTCGGTTAAGTAAAGCATTTCCACTACCTCCTTCATAACTGGTACAGCCAGACCGAGCAATGACAGCCCAACTGGCCCCAATGAAATAACCGGTTTGGCGCTTCCGCTTGCCTGCCTGGCGATTCGCACGATCTCCCTGCCTGAAATCAGGCCTGCCCCCGGAATATTCCAGTTCCCTCCAGAGGTTTCGTCATTGGCAGCCAGCTCCACAATCATAAATGCTGCGTCAGGCAAATACACGTATTCCCGAGGGACCCGCATATTGCCGATGAAAAATGCCATCTTGCCGGCTGCGATGGCATCGAGAGTCGAGCCCAGATAAGAAGCCTCGTTCGCCGTGGGGCCGTAATAATCCGGCAAGCGGGTGATCATTACTTTTGCCTGGCTCCACCGGCTGTCGAACAGCATTTTCTCGTAAGCAAGCCTTGTCTTCCCTTTTCTGGTATGCGGCTGCTTCGGATGCTCCTCGGTGACCCGGTCCATCTGTCTTCTTCCATAGGGATAAATGCCGTCAATTACGACTACTTTCAAGCCTAGCTGGTCGGCGGCCATCATCACTGATTCACCTAAAGGAATCAGCCTGCTCTCCATCTCGTGATACGGCACATTCGCGCAATGGAACAGGACATCCGCACCTTCTGCCGCCATGGCGATGTCATTCGGTTGGAAAGCGTCACCTGTTGCTATGGTTACATTCTCGGGATTACCCAGCCTATCTTTGAGTTGCTCCAGCTTTTGTAAAGATCTTCCGAAGGCCACCGTTCGAATCCCTCGCTTAGCGAGCTCC
This window harbors:
- a CDS encoding stalk domain-containing protein, with product MKKIASTLVAGIVVLSGVWASADSNITIKMNGHELQTDVPPQIVKGSTLVPIRSVAEGLGASVTFDADKRIVFVTDGKQKQSVPITYQQNSNQINEIKLVVNGKEVKSDVAPRIVNGRAMVPVRVIAEQFGSSVEWNPEKKTIWIANKIINPAAKDFQGQAMITFSYDDGLDTFYENALPLHEKYGIPATLNVIAERIKNGANTEFLDADQIKDSYARGVEIGSHAYSHYDPLTSNNDEDLEFELSKSKEILLGIVPKVDTIAIPFSAYDNRVREVAKKYYKGVRVFEHQQNHIPPDDPYWLHTAIAVTNETTFDQIKARIDEAVKNKQWCIIMLHGIKTENDELYEIKPELLKRTLEYVNHLGREKILPVNTIDGLTISAQKQGK
- a CDS encoding SDR family NAD(P)-dependent oxidoreductase yields the protein MKKAIVVGATGGTGAAITEELAKRGIRTVAFGRSLQKLEQLKDRLGNPENVTIATGDAFQPNDIAMAAEGADVLFHCANVPYHEMESRLIPLGESVMMAADQLGLKVVVIDGIYPYGRRQMDRVTEEHPKQPHTRKGKTRLAYEKMLFDSRWSQAKVMITRLPDYYGPTANEASYLGSTLDAIAAGKMAFFIGNMRVPREYVYLPDAAFMIVELAANDETSGGNWNIPGAGLISGREIVRIARQASGSAKPVISLGPVGLSLLGLAVPVMKEVVEMLYLTEEPLTLSGEKYERLIGPVRATPFEEGITKTIRMLQRKNKSTLK